A genomic segment from Fusarium fujikuroi IMI 58289 draft genome, chromosome FFUJ_chr04 encodes:
- a CDS encoding related to COG5-conserved oligomeric golgi complex, whose product MAEDIIADEEPSYIDYETFLDPDFSPASFANTLVVSTNNPNDTPLDLSTPLSRVLFDAQEIDSHIDVLTTRSAVPLLNYTQEQTQASKNIVGELDGQIQSLNDSYRQLEKEVIDKHAEADEVRLVALRLWETLKLGRSVGRCLQLGRQLEVQHSELDSGTGKEDHRALVRCAYTIVSLREVLDRKAPGEEGFGLNRVDAVKSLQDTVVTPIDRSVRERAERTIREFSVQSTSTFAQVEEIKARTASALTALYLLSPTTGFKPDKWVPRLLLQSLETYIRSALQASITALSRSLGQLPTLDKALADVMAKCQNVVSLEAVLETTKPPAHPLLPTSSQPTQASLLQFLLAHLETGSLASFFWRTMASSLATRVQDIINRGGVVARTLRTNKNTVGDAIRQAVVKGSQLHSALTGSKARTKTEVNWDREVAVMVGSVVNNLR is encoded by the coding sequence ATGGCAGAAGACATCATAGCCGACGAAGAACCGTCGTACATCGACTATGAGACCTTCCTCGACCCTGATTTCTCCCCCGCTTCCTTTGCGAATACGCTCGTTGTTTCGACCAATAACCCCAACGATACACCCCTCGACCTCTCTACCCCCCTATCTCGTGTTCTTTTCGATGCTCAAGAGATTGACTCGCATATCGATGTCTTGACGACCCGCTCGGCCGTCCCATTGCTCAATTATACTCAGGAACAGACACAAGCATCCAAGAACATTGTGGGTGAATTGGATGGCCAGATCCAGAGCTTGAACGACAGCTACCGCcagcttgagaaggaggtCATTGATAAACATGCTGAGGCAGACGAGGTTAGGCTCGTCGCTCTGCGGTTATGGGAGACCCTGAAGCTTGGCCGCTCGGTTGGACGATGTTTGCAGCTTGGTCGACAGCTTGAGGTTCAGCATTCGGAGCTCGACAGCGGAACCGGCAAGGAGGACCATCGGGCCCTGGTACGCTGTGCTTACACAATTGTGTCACTACGAGAAGTACTTGATCGTAAAGCTCCCGGTGAAGAAGGCTTTGGACTCAACCGTGTGGACGCCGTCAAGAGTCTGCAGGATACAGTCGTAACCCCCATCGATCGATCAGTTCGCGAGCGGGCGGAGCGCACCATTCGCGAATTCTCTGTGCAGTCAACCTCGACCTTTGCACAAgttgaagagatcaaggcACGGACAGCATCTGCTTTGACAGCACTCTACCTGCTATCGCCAACCACCGGGTTCAAGCCCGACAAATGGgttccaaggctgctgcttcAGTCTTTGGAAACCTATATACGATCGGCGCTACAGGCTAGCATTACGGCATTATCTCGTTCTCTGGGCCAACTACCAACACTGGATAAGGCCTTGGCCGATGTTATGGCCAAGTGTCAAAACGTGGTCTCCCTTGAGGCTGTCCTCGAGACTACAAAGCCTCCAGCCCACCCTCTTCTCCCCACCTCCAGCCAGCCGACCCAAGCGAGCTTACTTCAGTTCCTTCTCGCCCATCTTGAGACCGGAAGTCTCGCCTCATTCTTCTGGAGGACCATGGCCAGCAGTCTCGCTACGCGTGTGCAGGACATCATCAATCGTGGGGGTGTCGTAGCTAGAACCCTACGAACGAATAAGAACACGGTTGGAGACGCAATCCGCCAGGCTGTTGTCAAGGGATCCCAGTTACATAGCGCATTGACGGGATCAAAAGCTAGAACGAAGACGGAAGTCAATTGGGACCGAGAGGTCGCTGTGATGGTGGGAAGTGTAGTAAACAATCTTCGATAA
- a CDS encoding related to severin, depolymerization of actin filaments, translating to MAPNQGLVHLKEYDIKDSNVELIGSDIDHQVKYNSALTEPAWNDGKVGVEPGLLIWRIEQFEVIPWPKEKYGQFYDGDSFIVLFSERIGSNDGTEKLVHDIFFWLGKHTSQDEAGTAAYKAVELDEFLKGSATQHREIQEAPSDDFLALFPRISIRSGGVESGFRHVEEEEEPKQTLTLLRVFKNPAAGANGLVVHEVEPTWTSLDDTDVFVLDVGDKIWVWQGKDCSPMEKAKAAQIVHDMTVAKHSEVEVIAQTESRSRRIIDLLGGDDETPRDGFHCKKPFTPRTTDKASKKLFRLSDASGQLSFGLVKEAERILHDDLESDDVFLLDDGRRAIWVWQGSGSSATEKKSWIKVAQAYVRHLQADSGYEDAYLMPVAKVVEGGESRAFTRALAA from the coding sequence ATGGCACCGAATCAAGGCCTCGTTCATCTGAAGGAATACGATATCAAGGATAGCAACGTGGAGCTAATCGGGTCTGATATTGACCATCAAGTCAAGTACAATTCAGCGCTCACGGAGCCAGCCTGGAATGATGGCAAAGTTGGCGTTGAGCCTGGGCTACTTATCTGGCGCATTGAGCAATTCGAGGTCATTCCTTGGCCAAAGGAAAAGTACGGCCAGTTCTATGATGGCGATAGCTTTATCGTACTCTTCTCGGAACGGATTGGCAGTAATGATGGTACCGAGAAGCTCGTTCACGACATCTTCTTTTGGTTGGGAAAGCATACATCACAGGATGAAGCGGGTACCGCAGCGTACAAGGCTGTCGAATTGGATGAGTTCCTCAAAGGCTCGGCAACCCAGCACCGAGAGATTCAAGAGGCACCTTCAGATGACTTTCTAGCACTGTTCCCACGAATTTCGATCCGGTCTGGCGGAGTTGAGTCTGGGTTCAGACAcgtggaagaggaagaggaaccaAAGCAGACGCTCACCTTGCTGCGTGTGTTTAAGAACCCAGCTGCTGGCGCCAATGGACTTGTTGTTCACGAAGTCGAGCCCACATGGACAAGCCTAGACGACACGGATGTCTTTGTTTTGGATGTTGGTGACAAGATCTGGGTGTGGCAGGGCAAGGATTGTAGTCCAATggagaaggcaaaggcagCTCAGATCGTCCACGATATGACAGTCGCAAAACACTCGGAAGTCGAAGTTATTGCACAGACCGAGTCCCGATCCCGACGAATTATCGATCTCCTCGGCGGCGATGACGAAACACCCCGCGATGGCTTCCACTGCAAGAAACCCTTTACTCCTCGCACCACTGACAAAGCGTCCAAGAAGCTATTCAGGCTCAGTGACGCATCGGGACAACTCTCGTTCGGTCTTGTCAAGGAAGCCGAACGCATATTGCATGATGATCTAGAAAGCGacgatgttttcttgcttgatgatgGTAGAAGAGCTATTTGGGTCTGGCAGGGAAGCGGATCGAGCGctactgagaagaagagctggatCAAGGTTGCACAGGCATATGTGCGGCACCTGCAGGCAGATAGCGGATATGAAGATGCGTATCTCATGCCCGTGGCTAAGGTTGTTGAAGGTGGCGAAAGTCGGGCCTTTACAAGAGCTCTTGCTGCATGA